GTCTGGCGGGCAGGTGGGGCCGGTCCAGACTTCCATGACGGGGTCGAGATAAAAGTTGCCGGTTCCGCAGAGGCTGGCCGTGATCTGGGAGCACTGCTGTACATTAAAGAAGTACCAGTCTTCCTTGCTCTCTCCATAGTTGCATTGCACATGGTCATTGTTGCCGCAGCGCGTGTCACCCGTGATGGTGAGGGGGAACGCGAGCAGATAATCCCCGGCGCAGGAATCATGGCCGGTGGTGGCCGTGACATTCAGCACGTAGTAGCCGTTGCTGGTGTTCCAGCCGTCCACGATAATGTAATAGGCTTGATTGGCGTTGGCGCCGAAGGACACGGAACTCTGGTTGTTGGGACACGCGTCGTCGTTGCAGGCGACCGGAGTGGATCCGGCACAGCCGCCGCCGGTTCGCACAAAGAGCACGGCATCCATCAGCGGATGACCGCAGGTGGTGGCCGTGACCCAGGCGTCGCAGGGCAGTTGCAAGGTGTAGACCACATCCGGCGCATTGCTGAAAGCACAGGGTGGCGTGATGTCATTCAGCGCGCAGGCCGTGCTTCCGAAATCGGTGTAAGGGACATGGTCTATCAACCTGCTCCCGGAACAGTTGTCATTGGATGGCGGGAAGGATGTGCCGGTTACCACCAGCGAGTACGCGCCACGATCACCGTTATAACCGCTGATGATAATGAAGTAGTACTGGCCGACCTCGGCTGTGAACCCGACGGTGCTCTGGCGGCCGATGGGTCCACAGGCGTCATCGTTGCAGGTGATGACATAGGACCCGGGACAGTCGCCATAGTTCGTACCTCGCCGCACTTCCACCACGGTGTCATAAGACGATCCACAGAGTGCGACACTGACGCTGGTCAGGCAAGCAAGGGACAGCGCGTAGATGTCATCGGGCCCTGTCGCCGGGTTGAAATCGGGGCAGGCGAGCGTAAAGTTCGACGCGCTGGCAGTCGTGTTGCCATTGATCGTGATGGGCAAAGACACGATGGTGGACGGCGGGCAGGCGTCCTCATCAAGGGAATGGGACTCCCGCAACACAAGCGCGCTCGTCGGGTCGGCGGAAATCATTCGGGCATAGAGGGGAATGGTCAGAAGAAGCAGCGCGGCACAGAAGAAAGCCTTACGCATGGCAGGACCTCATATGTAAGCGGTTTTAGGGGATAGCCGGAAATAATCTCCATATAGGACTCATCGCGCGGTGTAATGACTCGCGGAGAGCAGAGGCTTTTGTTCCTTCGCGGCAGCAGATGGTAAGGTGTTCGCGCCGGCGCGGTGTGCAGCAAAAACCAACATCGGTCAGGCTTGTCATAGCACGAATCCTTTACCACAATCCCCACTGCGACTGACCGAGTGCCCCTGTGGAATATAGGCTGCGGGATGTCTGCGCGCAAGACGCAGTGGCTGTGAGCAAAAGATTTCGGATATTCAGGCGGTGAGCAAGATAGACCTCGAGAGCAAGACCCTACACAGTTCTAAATCATCTTTCCCCTAACTTCAAAAGGAGTCCAGCAATGCTTTTTCAACTTTTATCCGGACCGGTGGTGGCGATGAAGGAAGCCGCCGCGTCCACGGACATCGAGCAGATTAATGCGTTGCCCAACCCGCCGCTGTCGCCGTTGAATGCGGACGATTTGTACATCCGCCGCTGCCGGCTGGCGGGCGATGCGGTGGATTCGCAATGCGGCTGCTTCCGCACGCCGGACCTGCCGCGGCTGCTGGAACTGACGCACGGCGCACCGGCGCTGATCGGGCACAACCGGGAGAGCATTGCCGTGGCGCGGTTCTTCGGCGGTGCGGTCGATGAGCACGAAGGGCACCGCTACATTGTGCCCAAGTTCTATTGGCCGAAGGCGCACTCCGCAGCGGAGGATTTTCGCGTGCTGCTGGATTGCGGAATTATCAGCGAGGCCTCGATTGCCTTCACCTTCAGCAAGCCGAGCTGTTCGATCTGCGGCAAGGATATCCGCGAGTGCGAACATGAGCCGGGAACGATGTACGGCCTCAGGCTTTGCTACTATCACTATGACGGCATCGACCGCGTGCTGGAGGGGAGCTTTGTCTATCGCGGCGCGGAACCGGGTACGGGAATTCTGGCGGAGATCTCGGAGATGAAGCGCTCGCTGAAAGGCAAGAAGACGATGACGGTGCGGATCGGCGGGCGGTCCTATGAAGCCATGGCACCGTTGCAGCAAGGATGAAGGCGGAAGGATGAGGGATGAAGGCAAGAAGGAGGAGCAGATGAGAATGATCCGCAAGATCATCGTGCATGCATCGGGGAAGACGGGTGACGATGCGTCGCAGATTGACGTGCGGCACCGGAGACGGGGATTGCGGCGCATCGGGTTTCACTATGTGATTGGCGATGAAGGATCCCTCGCGCGTGGCAGAGGGCTCGATGAGGCGGGAGCGCATTGTCTCGGGTACAATGCCGATTCGGTGGGGGTGTGCCTGTGCGGAACGGGACTGCCGACCGTGGCGCAGATGCGGAAGCTGCACGGTCTCACCTGCCGCCTCCTGAAGAAGTTTCCCCGGGCGGATGTGGTGCGGGCGGGCGACCTCGATCCCTGGCTGCCGGATATTCTGAAACTGGATGTTTCCCTGCTGCGAAAGGAGCGGCCATCATGACCGATCATGAGACCTCGCTGGACCGGGGACTGGGCAGAGTGGAGGCGCGAGTGGCGGATCTGACGGATCAGATCAGCGGCCTGCGCAAAGAACTTTCTTCCGTGGTGAAGACGCTGGAATCGGCGATTGCCGGACACCGCGAACGGATCGCGGCCTTGGAGGCGTTCCGCCGCTGGATGATCGGTCTGATGACCGGACTGTTTCTGAGCAGTGTGGCGGCGGTGTTCGGGTATCTGCTCAAGTCGTGAAGGCAAAATAGGAAATGTGAAATAGGAAATAGGAGACAAGACCCTGTGCTTGAAAGGAGAGTCACATGTGGCAGTTCTGGAAGAGTAAGACGGTGTGGACGGCGCTGATTACGGGAATCGCCGGATTGGGGTTTTATTTCACCGGGGAGATGAATCTGGTGGACCTGGTGAAGATCGAGAGCCTGTGTGCGCTGATGGCTTTTTTACGGCACGGCGTGGCCAAGGCGGAGTTGTAAAACGCAAGGCGGGGCAGACTTGATGAGTCCGCCCTGCTGCTTTTCATCGTCGGATGGCTGACACACCGTTTCGCGATTCCGAGAGAAGAGGCGGGCCTTGCGGCCCGCCTCTGTTGCATACGGAAAGTCTGTCCAACGCAGACTATGGGGGTTATCTTACCGGATTGGGTGCCTGCTTGTTGGGATTGGGAACATAGACCGTATTGAGCCTGCTGTAGGCATTGATGAAGACCGGTTCCTGCCGCGCTGCATCGAGCTTGGGAGCATCCGGTGCGGACTCGGTGCCGGCGAACGGATCAGCGGCAAACCACGGCTCGGACGTCGGCGCGGCCGTGGCCTTGTCGACGACGGGACTGACGGAGCCGCTCTCGCCCTCCACAAGCGTCGGCAGTTGAGCGGCGGTCACGGCGTAATAGTAGCGGTCCGCAGCGGTGCTCAACACATTGACGTCATAGTAGCCGAGGGACAGGGTGGAGTCAATCTTGTGGACCGAACTGACCAGACCTGTCGGCGACGTCCAGCGGTAGATGTTGTAGTAGTAGGCTGGTCCCTGCGACGCCCACTGCAGATACATATGCGGGGCCATGGGCAGAATCACCAGCGAATCGACACTGGCAGGTGTGCTGCACGGCTGTCCGGTAACATTCAGCACATAGGGGCCGGCGTTCGAACTGTAGCCGTGTACAATCAGGTAGTAGGTGACATTTGCGCTGGCCTGGAAGTTTACCGTGCTTTGCAGGGTGCTGTTGCCGCCGCAGAGGTTGTCATCATTGCCGACCACCAGCGTGGTGCCGGGGCAGGCGCCGTTGCGGTAGACACTGATGCCGGTGTCATACCCGCTGCCGCAAAGGGAGACGGTTACGCTCTGACAGGTTGCCGAGTTCAGAGTATAGACGGCGTCGGGGCTGGTATTGCCCTGGAAATTCTGGTAGTTGTGGTTATCGCAGGCTGTGCTGCCAATGTCGGTGAAAGGCAGGCTGGCGATGGCCGTGCCGGGGCAGACGTCATTGGACGGAGTGAATGCTCCACCGGCGCTGGCGTTGAGCACAAAGGCTCCGGCTGCTCCATTGAAACCGCTGACGATGAAGTAGTAGGTTACGCCGGCATAGGCGCGGAAGGTAACCGTGCTTTGCAGGCCGAACGTCGCTCCGCAATAGTTGTCATCATTGCAGGCCACGGACACCTGACCGGGACAGGCTCCGCCGGCACGCACATCCAGCACGCAGTCATAGGTCGAACCGCAGAGCGATACGGTCAGAGATTCGCAGGAGGCGGGCGTGAAGTTGTAGACCACATCGGGTGAAGACGTCACGCGACAGGCTACAGCGTAATCATGAGTGCCGCAGGCCGTATTGCCGGCATCAGAATAGGGCAGGCTGGCAATCGTTGTTCCGGGGCAAACATCATTGGGCGGAGTGAAGGGCGTTCCGGTCACGTTGAGCGTATAGTTGCCGGTCAGGCCGAAATAGCCGCCGATCAACACATAATAGTTGGTGTTGCCCTGCGCGAGGAAACTCACCTGGCTTTGCAGACCGCAGTAATCATCATTGCAGGCCACCAGCGTGTTGCCGGGGCAGGAGCCGCCCGCATAGACGCTGATCTGCGTGTCGTAGTTGGAGCCGCACAGGGAGGCGGTGACCGTCTGGCACGACGGGACATTCACCGTGTAGACCACTTCGGGAGACGAGGTGGTCACGCAGTTGGAATAGTTGGCCGTCGCCGTGCAGGTGCTGCCGGTATTGCTGTAAGGCAGCGCGGAAATCAGCGTGCCGGGGCAAGCGTCATTAGCCGGCACAGGGTCACTCGGGGTGCCGGTGACACTCAGCGTGAAGGCGCCGGAGTTGGAGCCATAGCCGTATACCAGAATGAAATACTGCACGCCGGGCTGCGCGGTGAAAGTCGCCAGGCTGTTGTACGGATTGCCGTTGACATTGCCACAGTAGTCGTCGTTGGACGCCACCAGTGTGGTGCCGGGGCAGGCGTCGCCCGTGCGGATTTCAATACCGGTGTCGAACGCCGAGCCGCAGAGCGATGCGGTGACGGCGGTAGCGCAGGTCAATTGCAGGTTATAAACCACATCGGGTGAGGTGCCGAAGATCGCGTGAGTGTAATTATTCACTGCCAGATTGGTATTGCCGTTGTCGGTATAGGGCAGGCTGTAGATGCCGTAACCGGGGCAGGCATCATTGCCTGAGGCGGACGGATACGCGCCGTTAACCACACTGGGATTCGAACCCGACGGGTCGAGCCAGTTGCTGAGACGGGTGGAATTGCTGCCGTTGCCGGGCCAGGAGACGGAGAGCTTGCCATAGAGGGCGAGCGGGCCGTTGGGATTGCTGCAGCCCGGATAGCCGCCATGAAGCTGGCCAATCACGCGGCCATTCTGGTCGTAGCCGGGCGAGCCGGAGGAACCCGGTTCCATTGCGCCGCTGGTCCACCACATGCCCCAATGGGAATTGGGACCGACGCCGTTCCAGTCCGAACTGAACATGGCATTGGTCGTCCAATAGATCTTCTTGATGTCACCGCGAGGATGGGAGATGCCGGTGCAATTGGCCGGGGTGCCGCCGGAACGATCCCAACCGGCCCAATAGGGACTATAAGCCATGGGAACCGGCGTGGACAGGCGCAGCAGGGTGAAATCGGAAATGCTGTAGTTGGACACCAGCGTCGCGTTGGCGACGGTCTGATTGCCCGGCCCGTTGATGTTCGAACAGTTCGGGCTTTCGTAGTTGAAATAGAAAATGTACGTATCCGACGGGTTGCTGGTGCAGTGATTGGCCGTCAGGAAGTACGGCGTGTAATCCTGCGCGGTGTTGTTGACCAGAGTGCCCGAGCACTGGCCGGAGTTGTTGATGAAGTACATGGCCACGCCGTGCTTGTGAGCCTGCCAGCTCGCTCCGGCGGGGCAATTGATATTGATCTCGCAGGGTTCCGAATCGCCGAAACTGTCGGTTGCCCGGGCGCGCAGCACGTCGCGATATGCATGGCAGACCTTGGAGACCGAAAGACGGCTCTGACCGCTCAATGCGGCGGGTTCCAGATATTCGAGGGTAATCGCATCACCGGGAATATGCTCGGTAATATTGTTGGGACCGTCCCAGTTATTGGCCGAGGTAAAGGCGCCGATGACTTTGCTGCGGTTGTCATTGTACAGATAAAGCTGTCCGCCCTTGGGAATAAACCAGTCGTTATACAAGAGGCCGATGGAGTACGCTCCGGGCGAGGAAATCCGCAGCCTCCACACATGGTCGCCGTTGGGCAGCGTGGTCCAGACCCCCGAGTTGCGGAGATTGTAGGCCACGTCCAACTCCGCGGCAAAGCGGAAGGGATGCGGGCCGTCCACAACGGAGTCTTCGCGCATCAGGCTTTGCGTGTCCACGGCGGGCATTTGAATGGTGGGAACGGTCCCGGAAATGCTCGAGGAGAAGCTCGGCGGCGTGCCTCCGGAACTGATCTGGGCCAGTGCCGGAGAGGTACACAGACCGGCGCAGAACAGCAGAGCGAGGCATAGCGCCAGCGCTCCCGTACAGCGCAGCTTAAGCAAATTGCCAGTAGAGATATTCATAGTGTTCCCTTTCAGTTTTACTCTTTACAGATACTTATTGCAGTGGACTGCGTAAAAGATGATATTCAGGATAGAAAAATCCCATTAGAGCTAAAGATAAGCAGGTCTGAAAAAGAATGCTACAGTTGGCGGGTATAAATATGAGAAAGTTGATCTTTTTTGACGCTATAGCGTCTAATTATTCTATCTCAACATAAAACAAAAAGAAGGCGAGTCAAAAAGACTCGCCTTCTGTATTCGGTCCACTATGGCTGAGACCTCAGAGCTTCACAGGACCTCCTGCCTGAAGGTTCAAGCAGAAGATTACCGTTCGTCCTACCGCGTGGGCTTCACCTTCGCTTTGGCCGGATCAGGCTTGTAGTGAGTATTGAATTGATCGTAGGCCGGAAGATAGAAACCTTGGGGCATGCTGGTCTCCGCAGGTTTGGCCACATCAGGTTGCGGAACCGCCGGATAAGGATCAGCGGCGAAGAACGGTTCGGAGGCCGCTGCTGCCGTGGCCTTGTCCACGGTCACCGTTTGATTGGGTTCGCTGCCATCCGCCAGCAGAAGAGTGGGCAGGGTCGCCGCCGACACGGCATAGAAGTATTTCGTGGCGGGCGTGTTCAACACATTCGAGTCGTAGTAGTAATAGTTCGTCGTGGAGTCAATCCTGTTCGCCGGGGCGACCAGCCCAGTGGGGGATGTTGCACGGTAGATGTAATACTTGTAGGCCGGGCCTTGGAATTTCCACTGCAAGTAGACGTCGGTGCCAGCGGGCGCGATAACGAGGCTGTCTACGGCGGCGGTTGTTCCGCACGGCGTGCCGGTGACATTGAGCACGAACGGTCCCGAGTAAGTGAAGTAGCCATGTACCAGAATATAGTAGGTGACTCCCGCGCTGGCCTGGAAGCCGAGTGTGCTTTGCAGCGTCCCTATGCCGCCACAGAGATTGTCATCATTGCCGGCCACCAGTGTGGTGCCGGGGCAGGCGCCGTTGCGATAGACGCTGAGGCCGGTGTCGTACCCGCTGCCGCACAGAGAGACACTGACATTCTGACAAGTGGCTGATGTGAAATTGTACACCGCGTCGGGGCTGGTGTTCCCCTGGAAGTTGGGATAGTTGTGGGTATCACACGTCGTGCTGTTGATGTCCGTGAAGGGCAAACCGGCAATGGTTGTGCCTGGACACGTATCGTTAGACGGCGTGAACCCTGCGCCCGCCGACACGTTGATCACAAACGGTCCGGCATTCCCGTTGAACCCGCTGACGATGAAGTAATAGGTTACACCGGCATAGGCGCGGAAGGTGACCTGACTCTGCAAACCGTTGCCGGTGGGGCACGCGTAATCATCATCGCAAGCCACCGACACCGCTCCGGGGCAACTGCCGCCGGCGCGGACGTCTATCAGGCAATCATAACCCGAGCCGCAGAGGGACACCGTCAAGGACTCGCAAGCCGCAGGCGTGAAGTTGTAGACCACGTCCGGCGACGTCGTGACGCGGCAGGCCACGGAATAGTCGTGGGTTGCGCAGCCCGTATTGCCGAAGTCAGAGTAAGGCAGACTGGCGATGCTGGTTCCGGGACAGACATCGTTGGGCGGCGTGAAGGGCGTGCCGGTGACGTTCAGAGTGTAGTTGCCGGTTTCACCGTTATAGCCGCCGATCAGGATGTAATAGTTCGTGTTTCCCTGGGCCACAAACGTGGCCGTGCTTTGCACGGTGAAATTGGGGCCGCAGTAATTGTCATCATTGCAGGCGACAAGAAACTCGCCCGGGCAGGCACCGCCGGCGTAAATGCTAAGCTGGGTGTCGAAGTTGGAACCGCAGGTCGACACCGTCACCGTCTGACAGGACGGGATATTCAACGTATACACCACATCCGGCGACGATGCAGTGACGCAACCCGTGTAGTTGGCGGTAGCCGTACAGGTGCTGCCGCTGTTGGTGTAGGGCAGTGACGTGATGGACGCGCCCGGGCAGGCATCGTTTGGCGGTACCGGAGCGGTGGGCGTGCCGGTCACATTGAGGGTATAGTTGCCCGAGTTGGCGCTGTAGCCGTAAATCATGATATAATACTGTACGCCCGCCGTGGCGGTAAAGGTCGTCTGGCTGTATCCCGGAGGAAAGCCGCAGAAATCGTCATCGTAGGCGACCAGTGAAGATCCCGGACACGACCCGCCGGTGCGGATCTCCATGCGGGTATCGAAATTCGTTGTCCCGCTGCACAGCGAGGCGGTGACCGTGCTGGTGCAGGTGAGGGGATAGAGCGTATACAGCACGTCCGGCGAGGGATCCCCGTTCAAATGCGGGTAGTCGGCATGAGCGGTACTCGTGCTGCCGTTGTCGGTGTAGGGCAGACCGAAAATGGTGAATCCGGGGCAAACATCATTGCCGGGCGGGTTGATATAGGCGCCGTTGAGAACGGACGTGGTATTCGGCGGGTCAAGCCAGTCCCGCAGTTCCGTTGCGGGTGTGCCGCCCCGCGCCCAGGACATGGAAAATTTGCCGTAGTAATCCGATCCGGTCGGATTGTTGCATGCCGCCGGGCCGCCGTGAAGCTGGCCGCTGATATGAAAATTCAGGTCGAAAAGAGGCGATCCGGAAGATCCCGGCTCGGTGGTGCCCACATCGTAGGCGCCGATTTGCCAGTGGGAATTGGCGGGCGTGCCACTCCACGTGCTGCTGGTTACCGCGTCATTATCAATCGCCAGCTTCTTGACGTCGCCCGAGGGATGCGAAATATTGTAAGAATGGGTCCATGTCAGGTCGCGGTTATCCCAGCCGTTGAAGAAGGGACTGTAGGACGCGGGCACGCCGGAGGACAATTGCAGCAGCGCGAAATCGGAATCCAGATTGTGCGCCAGCAGCGTCGCATTGGAGATGGTCTGATTGGTCGGACCATCGGTGTTGGGCGAGCAGGCCGGACTTTCATAATTGAACACAAAGACCCAACTGCCCTGGTTGCCATCGAGGCAGTGATTGGCCGTCAGAAAGTAAGGAGTGCCGTTCTGCGTGGTGTTATTGATCAGCGAACCGGTGCACCAGCGTGAGCCGCCGTTGATGATCATCGCCACGCCGTGTTTGTAATTCTGCAGGGTCGAGCCTGCCGGGCAGTTGATGTTGACATTGCAAGGCCCGGAGTCACCGAAATTCTCGGCGGCGCTGGGCGGACCGAACAGATTGCGGTACGCGTGGCAGACCTGGAAGATGGCGAGCACGCTCTGGCCGCGCAGGGCGCGGGGTTCAAGATATTCAAGCGTGACCGCATCGCCCGAAACCGGCTGCGTAATGTTCGTGCCGTCGGTCCAGTTGTTGAACGAGGTAAAGGAGCCGATTACCTGGCTGTGATTGTCGTTGTAGATCCAGAGTTGGCCGCCCTTCGGAATGAACCAGTGGTTGTAGACCAGACCAATGGAGTAGGCCTGCGGGGAAGAGATGCGCAGACGCCACACACGGTCGCCATTGGGGAGTGTACTCCACACCCCGGAGTTTCCCAGATTGAGATTTACGTCCATGGCGAGCGCGAAACGGTTGCGCTCTTCCTTGGGCAGTTGTTCATCCTCGCGCAGCAGCGCCGCGTGATCGACGGCGGGCATCTGAATGGTAGGCGCCGCCCCGGAAATGCTTTGCGAAAAGCTGGGCGGTGTGCCGCCGGAGCTGATTTGTGCTACGGCCCGAGAAACCCACGGCCCGGCTCCGAGCAGTAGGGTTAGACATAGAACCGCGGCCAGCCGCCTCTTGCCTCGGAGACAACCTCTTGACATCTCATTCATGGAGAACCTCTTTAACTAACGTTTTGAATTTGAACGCAATTACGGAAGGTAAAAAAAGCCCGTGCGGGAGGGAGACCGTAACTGAAAAGATACCCATAAAAGTGCTGAGGCCCTAAGAACATGCGTATCAATCGACAAAGAGGTCCGAAAATCCCCGCGAGGCACAAGTATACCTGTCACACGCTAACCTATACGCAACGAGCACGGCCTTGACCGTGCTCGTTGTTTCAAGAGGACGAGAAGCACTGTGCTACTTCAGAAGCAGAACCTTGCGCGTGAGCACCGCGCGAGCCGTCATGGCGCGCACGAAATAGAGTCCGGAAGGCAAGGCGGCGGCGTCGAAACGGAACCGGTAAATTCCCGCGTCGTACACCCCGCTCTGCAGCCGTTGAACTTCCCGCCCGGCGATATCGTACACCGCCAGCGACAGGTCACCGCGCTGCGGCAGCGATAGCGTGAGCGTGGTCTGCGCGTTGAAGGGATTCGGATACGCGCCCAGCGCAAAGGCAGACGGCAGCACCGTGGCGCGCGGGGCACCGGCATCCAGCACGCTGGCCATGACCGTGACACGGGCGACGCTGTCCGGGCAGGTGTTCATGTGCACGGTCAGATACCCGAAGTAATCATAGATGCCATCATTGGTAGTATCGGCCAGCACCTGCACGGCCACTCCCATTCTGGTACCGGGAGCAATGGAGCCGCTCTGCGGAAATGCCGAAAGCCAGGTGCCGGAGGGAGCGGTGGCAAAACAGTCGACGGAATAGTCCATCAGGCCCACGCCGCTGTTGTCCAGCCACAGAGTATCTGCGGTGGGCAAATGGTTGTGCGCGGGGAAATTCAGCGACGACTGCTCGACCACACCGGCGGTGAGACCCACCTCAACGTCCAGTGTAGTAATGGAATCGGCCAGCACGGCAATGGCGGGGAAGGTATCGCGCGCGGTGCAGGGACCGTAGGTAACCACGTCATAGGTGCCGGGCGGCAACGGCAAGGCGTAATGGCCCTCGATGTCGCTGCGCACACGGCTCTGTCCGACGGAGGTGGACATCACCACGCCGGCGAGCGGCTGATGGGTTATGCGGTCACGCACGTAGCCGCCGACGCCGGCAAAGCCCGGCAGGCGCACGGCGTAAAAATCGTCCGATCCATGCCCGAAGGAGAGGGTGTATCCGACCGCGATATAGCCGCCATCGGCCGTCAGCTCCAGAGCCGACAGCCAATCATCGGCATGGCCGCCTTCGGTGAGCGTCCAGAGTTGCGCGCCCTGACTGTTGGTTTTGACAAAGAAGAAATCGTAGGAATTGCTGTAGTGATCGGTGACGCCCGCGAGCAGAAAGCCGCCGTCCGTCCCTTGACGGATGCAGTTGGCGCGGTCCGCGCCGGCAAAGCCGTAGGTGTTGTACCATTGCTGGACGCCGCTGGAATTGAGGCGGATCAGGTAGCAGTCATTGCCGCCCGCGCCGAAAGACTGCGTCGTGCCGCCGATCACATAACCGCCGTCGCTGCACTGCCGGACAAAGTTGCCGTAGTCCACGCCGGCGCCGCCGTAGGTGTGCGTCCAGAGCGTATCACCGGCGGAGTTGGTCTTGACAAGGTAGATATCGGGATTGAATGCCCCGCTGCGGAAGGTGGTGCCGATCAGCGCAAAGCCGCCGTCGGCGGTCTGCTGCGCCGCGCCGAAGAGTTCCATGGCCGAGGTGCCGTAGGTGCGTGTCCAGAGGGCATTTCCCGCCGAGTCGGTGCGGACGAGACAGAGATTGGTGCTGCCCGAGATGTCAGCGGTTCCGGCGATCATCAGGCCGCCGTCGGCTGTCTGCTGCACCGCATTGGCCACATCGTTGCCCGCCGCGCCGTAGGTGCGCGTCCACAGAGTGTCGCCGCGCAGGTTCACCTTGACGGCATACATATCCGCGGCGCCCGCGCCGAAGGACATCGTTGATCCCACGAGGACAAACGTGCTGTCGCGGGTGGAACAGACGGCATTGGCCGCATCGGAATTGGGGCCGCCGTAGCGGCGCATCCACACCGTGTCGCCAAAGGCGTCGGTGCGCACGCCGAGAAAATCGAACTGGCCGGCCTGGCGCGAGCGTCCGGCGATCACAAAGCCGCCATCGAAGGCACGGCACACGCCCGCGGCGTCGTCGATGTCCGGCCCGCCGTACGCGTGGGTCCACATGGTATCGGGCGGCTGAGCGAAACAAAACGAGGTGAGCAGCAAAGCCGCCGCGATCAAAAGAGTTTTCATGAGAGAGCAGAAGGGAAAGTCAATGGTAATGGACGAAAGAGGACGTGGAAGATGCTACTTGATGAGCAGCAGCTTCTGCGACAAAGTGCGGGAAGGCGTTTGCAGCCGCGCGAAGTACAGGCCGGAGGACAATGCCCGGCCATCGAAAACCATACGATGCGACCCGGCGGATAACATCGAATGGACCAGAGTGCCGACCACGCGGCCCTGAATATCATACACCATCAGGGTGA
This genomic stretch from bacterium harbors:
- a CDS encoding serine protease, producing MNISTGNLLKLRCTGALALCLALLFCAGLCTSPALAQISSGGTPPSFSSSISGTVPTIQMPAVDTQSLMREDSVVDGPHPFRFAAELDVAYNLRNSGVWTTLPNGDHVWRLRISSPGAYSIGLLYNDWFIPKGGQLYLYNDNRSKVIGAFTSANNWDGPNNITEHIPGDAITLEYLEPAALSGQSRLSVSKVCHAYRDVLRARATDSFGDSEPCEININCPAGASWQAHKHGVAMYFINNSGQCSGTLVNNTAQDYTPYFLTANHCTSNPSDTYIFYFNYESPNCSNINGPGNQTVANATLVSNYSISDFTLLRLSTPVPMAYSPYWAGWDRSGGTPANCTGISHPRGDIKKIYWTTNAMFSSDWNGVGPNSHWGMWWTSGAMEPGSSGSPGYDQNGRVIGQLHGGYPGCSNPNGPLALYGKLSVSWPGNGSNSTRLSNWLDPSGSNPSVVNGAYPSASGNDACPGYGIYSLPYTDNGNTNLAVNNYTHAIFGTSPDVVYNLQLTCATAVTASLCGSAFDTGIEIRTGDACPGTTLVASNDDYCGNVNGNPYNSLATFTAQPGVQYFILVYGYGSNSGAFTLSVTGTPSDPVPANDACPGTLISALPYSNTGSTCTATANYSNCVTTSSPEVVYTVNVPSCQTVTASLCGSNYDTQISVYAGGSCPGNTLVACNDDYCGLQSQVSFLAQGNTNYYVLIGGYFGLTGNYTLNVTGTPFTPPNDVCPGTTIASLPYSDAGNTACGTHDYAVACRVTSSPDVVYNFTPASCESLTVSLCGSTYDCVLDVRAGGACPGQVSVACNDDNYCGATFGLQSTVTFRAYAGVTYYFIVSGFNGAAGAFVLNASAGGAFTPSNDVCPGTAIASLPFTDIGSTACDNHNYQNFQGNTSPDAVYTLNSATCQSVTVSLCGSGYDTGISVYRNGACPGTTLVVGNDDNLCGGNSTLQSTVNFQASANVTYYLIVHGYSSNAGPYVLNVTGQPCSTPASVDSLVILPMAPHMYLQWASQGPAYYYNIYRWTSPTGLVSSVHKIDSTLSLGYYDVNVLSTAADRYYYAVTAAQLPTLVEGESGSVSPVVDKATAAPTSEPWFAADPFAGTESAPDAPKLDAARQEPVFINAYSRLNTVYVPNPNKQAPNPVR
- a CDS encoding T9SS type A sorting domain-containing protein; the encoded protein is MKTLLIAAALLLTSFCFAQPPDTMWTHAYGGPDIDDAAGVCRAFDGGFVIAGRSRQAGQFDFLGVRTDAFGDTVWMRRYGGPNSDAANAVCSTRDSTFVLVGSTMSFGAGAADMYAVKVNLRGDTLWTRTYGAAGNDVANAVQQTADGGLMIAGTADISGSTNLCLVRTDSAGNALWTRTYGTSAMELFGAAQQTADGGFALIGTTFRSGAFNPDIYLVKTNSAGDTLWTHTYGGAGVDYGNFVRQCSDGGYVIGGTTQSFGAGGNDCYLIRLNSSGVQQWYNTYGFAGADRANCIRQGTDGGFLLAGVTDHYSNSYDFFFVKTNSQGAQLWTLTEGGHADDWLSALELTADGGYIAVGYTLSFGHGSDDFYAVRLPGFAGVGGYVRDRITHQPLAGVVMSTSVGQSRVRSDIEGHYALPLPPGTYDVVTYGPCTARDTFPAIAVLADSITTLDVEVGLTAGVVEQSSLNFPAHNHLPTADTLWLDNSGVGLMDYSVDCFATAPSGTWLSAFPQSGSIAPGTRMGVAVQVLADTTNDGIYDYFGYLTVHMNTCPDSVARVTVMASVLDAGAPRATVLPSAFALGAYPNPFNAQTTLTLSLPQRGDLSLAVYDIAGREVQRLQSGVYDAGIYRFRFDAAALPSGLYFVRAMTARAVLTRKVLLLK
- a CDS encoding peptidoglycan recognition family protein, with translation MRMIRKIIVHASGKTGDDASQIDVRHRRRGLRRIGFHYVIGDEGSLARGRGLDEAGAHCLGYNADSVGVCLCGTGLPTVAQMRKLHGLTCRLLKKFPRADVVRAGDLDPWLPDILKLDVSLLRKERPS
- a CDS encoding serine protease, which translates into the protein MPAVDHAALLREDEQLPKEERNRFALAMDVNLNLGNSGVWSTLPNGDRVWRLRISSPQAYSIGLVYNHWFIPKGGQLWIYNDNHSQVIGSFTSFNNWTDGTNITQPVSGDAVTLEYLEPRALRGQSVLAIFQVCHAYRNLFGPPSAAENFGDSGPCNVNINCPAGSTLQNYKHGVAMIINGGSRWCTGSLINNTTQNGTPYFLTANHCLDGNQGSWVFVFNYESPACSPNTDGPTNQTISNATLLAHNLDSDFALLQLSSGVPASYSPFFNGWDNRDLTWTHSYNISHPSGDVKKLAIDNDAVTSSTWSGTPANSHWQIGAYDVGTTEPGSSGSPLFDLNFHISGQLHGGPAACNNPTGSDYYGKFSMSWARGGTPATELRDWLDPPNTTSVLNGAYINPPGNDVCPGFTIFGLPYTDNGSTSTAHADYPHLNGDPSPDVLYTLYPLTCTSTVTASLCSGTTNFDTRMEIRTGGSCPGSSLVAYDDDFCGFPPGYSQTTFTATAGVQYYIMIYGYSANSGNYTLNVTGTPTAPVPPNDACPGASITSLPYTNSGSTCTATANYTGCVTASSPDVVYTLNIPSCQTVTVSTCGSNFDTQLSIYAGGACPGEFLVACNDDNYCGPNFTVQSTATFVAQGNTNYYILIGGYNGETGNYTLNVTGTPFTPPNDVCPGTSIASLPYSDFGNTGCATHDYSVACRVTTSPDVVYNFTPAACESLTVSLCGSGYDCLIDVRAGGSCPGAVSVACDDDYACPTGNGLQSQVTFRAYAGVTYYFIVSGFNGNAGPFVINVSAGAGFTPSNDTCPGTTIAGLPFTDINSTTCDTHNYPNFQGNTSPDAVYNFTSATCQNVSVSLCGSGYDTGLSVYRNGACPGTTLVAGNDDNLCGGIGTLQSTLGFQASAGVTYYILVHGYFTYSGPFVLNVTGTPCGTTAAVDSLVIAPAGTDVYLQWKFQGPAYKYYIYRATSPTGLVAPANRIDSTTNYYYYDSNVLNTPATKYFYAVSAATLPTLLLADGSEPNQTVTVDKATAAAASEPFFAADPYPAVPQPDVAKPAETSMPQGFYLPAYDQFNTHYKPDPAKAKVKPTR